From Streptomyces sp. NBC_00690, a single genomic window includes:
- the hmgA gene encoding homogentisate 1,2-dioxygenase, translating into MMNGIGQTQHTQSGRAGAQPARAEQARKIAAALTYSTGFGNEHSSEAVPGALPEGRNSPQRAALGLYAEQLSGSAFTEPRAGNRRSWLYRIRPSAAHPRFNRIDNGSLRSAPFTETVPDPNRLRWSPQPDPAPNTDWLAGLWTLGGNGDATQRSGMAVHLYHANAPMDRVFSNADGELLIVPEDGGLLLVTELGRLAARPGEVALIPRGVRFRVELLDARARGYVCENYGQPFQLPDLGPIGANGLANARDFLAPTAAYEDDVDHPVQVVTKFCGNLWAATYPHSPLDVVAWHGNHVPYVYDLRRFNVIGTISYDHPDPSIFTVLTSPSDTPGLAGVDFVVFAPRWLVGEDTFRPPYFHRNVMSEYMGLIEGAYDAKTAGEGGFVPGGGSLHNMMSAHGPDRETFDRASAAELKPQKIDDGLAFMFETRWPVTATEQAANAPHLQEGYDEVWQGLERHFRS; encoded by the coding sequence ATGATGAACGGGATCGGGCAGACCCAGCACACGCAGTCCGGACGGGCAGGGGCGCAGCCCGCGAGGGCCGAGCAGGCACGCAAGATCGCCGCCGCACTGACGTACTCCACCGGCTTCGGCAATGAACACAGCTCCGAGGCCGTCCCGGGGGCCCTCCCCGAGGGCCGCAACTCCCCGCAGCGCGCCGCCCTCGGGCTGTACGCGGAACAGCTCAGCGGCTCCGCGTTCACCGAGCCGCGCGCCGGCAACCGCCGTTCCTGGCTGTACCGCATCCGCCCCTCGGCAGCCCATCCCCGCTTCAACCGCATCGACAACGGTTCGCTGCGCAGCGCCCCCTTCACCGAAACCGTGCCCGACCCCAACCGGCTGCGTTGGAGTCCCCAACCGGACCCCGCGCCGAACACCGACTGGCTCGCCGGACTGTGGACGCTCGGTGGAAACGGCGACGCCACCCAGCGCTCGGGCATGGCCGTGCACCTCTACCACGCCAACGCCCCCATGGACCGGGTCTTCAGCAACGCCGACGGCGAGCTGCTGATCGTCCCCGAAGACGGTGGATTGCTGCTCGTCACCGAACTGGGCCGACTGGCAGCGCGCCCCGGGGAGGTGGCGCTCATCCCGCGCGGAGTCCGCTTCCGGGTGGAGCTCCTGGACGCCCGTGCCCGCGGTTACGTCTGCGAGAACTACGGCCAGCCCTTCCAACTCCCCGACCTGGGCCCGATCGGCGCCAATGGACTCGCCAACGCCCGCGACTTCCTCGCCCCCACCGCGGCGTACGAGGATGACGTCGACCACCCGGTGCAGGTGGTCACCAAGTTCTGCGGCAACCTGTGGGCCGCGACCTATCCCCATTCACCGCTCGATGTCGTGGCCTGGCACGGCAATCACGTCCCGTACGTCTACGACCTGCGGCGCTTCAATGTGATCGGCACGATCTCCTACGACCATCCGGATCCCTCGATCTTCACCGTGCTGACCTCCCCGTCGGACACCCCCGGTCTCGCGGGAGTCGATTTCGTGGTCTTCGCACCGCGCTGGCTGGTCGGTGAGGACACCTTCCGGCCGCCGTACTTCCACCGCAATGTGATGAGCGAGTACATGGGCCTGATCGAAGGTGCGTACGATGCCAAGACGGCCGGCGAAGGTGGCTTCGTACCGGGCGGCGGTTCGCTCCACAACATGATGTCGGCCCACGGCCCCGACCGGGAGACCTTTGACCGGGCCAGTGCGGCCGAGCTCAAGCCCCAGAAGATCGACGACGGACTCGCCTTCATGTTCGAGACCCGCTGGCCCGTGACCGCCACCGAGCAGGCGGCCAACGCCCCCCATCTCCAGGAGGGTTACGACGAGGTGTGGCAGGGTCTTGAGCGTCATTTCAGGTCCTGA
- a CDS encoding GntR family transcriptional regulator, whose protein sequence is MPSSFAPDSLVLNRKLPLWYQVSQSLRASILGRTPDASLRLPTEEQLAAHYGVSVLTMRQALKELEEEGLISRHRRRGTFIEPGARRGAPRRLLGSIDAIVAQQSGELTTILGHGPEPVPGELTEYFPDLTEVVSYRRLRCDGESGEPTNWAHNALRPDVAARLDVKDLERWPMTKVLRDVVGIRIGRITDTVEARLADPQTAELLQVPLLSPILHYTGVTCDVTGRVVDVARIRYRGDRFSFSVTVDAE, encoded by the coding sequence GTGCCCTCCTCCTTCGCTCCCGACTCGCTGGTCCTCAACCGCAAGCTGCCGTTGTGGTACCAGGTCTCGCAGTCGCTGCGCGCTTCCATATTGGGGCGCACGCCCGATGCGTCACTGCGCCTGCCCACGGAAGAACAGCTCGCCGCGCACTACGGGGTGAGCGTGCTGACCATGCGGCAGGCCCTGAAGGAGTTGGAGGAGGAGGGGCTCATCAGCCGGCATCGTCGGCGGGGCACCTTCATCGAACCGGGCGCCCGTCGAGGAGCGCCCCGCCGACTGCTGGGGTCGATCGACGCGATCGTGGCCCAGCAGTCCGGCGAGCTGACGACGATCCTCGGCCACGGCCCCGAACCGGTGCCGGGGGAACTCACCGAATACTTCCCCGATCTGACCGAAGTGGTCAGCTACCGGCGGCTGCGCTGTGACGGGGAGAGCGGTGAGCCGACCAACTGGGCGCATAACGCGCTACGACCGGATGTGGCCGCCCGGCTGGATGTGAAGGACCTGGAGCGCTGGCCGATGACCAAGGTGCTGCGGGACGTGGTGGGCATCCGGATCGGGCGCATCACGGACACGGTGGAGGCACGGCTCGCGGACCCACAGACGGCGGAACTCCTCCAAGTGCCGCTGTTGAGTCCGATCCTGCACTACACGGGCGTGACCTGTGATGTGACCGGCCGGGTGGTCGATGTGGCTCGCATCCGCTACCGGGGCGACCGCTTCTCCTTCTCGGTGACCGTCGACGCCGAGTAG
- a CDS encoding type ISP restriction/modification enzyme encodes MPMLDDLMPWGVRPLRTGRSWVLAPDPETLRARWDRLVTTRGTERDALFGCTRGRTPRTAVGQLPGQRTATGRFAQEDGRCPEPVRILHGPFDQQWLIPDHRLIDSARPELWRVADERQVFVLEQPGPQQNRGPAVLVSGLLPDGHAPTGRPGRIRPFYRRPGGVEPNLAPGLLGALERQYGQEVAPEDALAWVTAASEHSPTGCAVPLPADPALWSLGIDIGRRLMEIQLRGVHGRQRPRLPGGRRPYVRTALPPWPDALAYDRAQETLEVGTGRISPVPVSAWEFRQGGVRVLDLWFDNRTSPVAPGTLDALRPTSWPQEWTSELLALITVLSLLSEVGADRDDFLRELAGGDLIEVPEVLPVPAEARRPASVLDHCEEGPEGQFALL; translated from the coding sequence ATGCCGATGCTCGACGACCTGATGCCCTGGGGCGTACGACCCTTGCGGACGGGGCGCTCCTGGGTGCTCGCTCCGGATCCGGAGACCCTCAGGGCCCGCTGGGACAGGCTGGTGACGACACGGGGCACCGAGCGGGATGCCCTCTTCGGCTGTACCAGGGGCCGGACGCCGCGTACCGCCGTGGGTCAACTCCCGGGCCAGCGCACCGCGACCGGGCGCTTCGCCCAGGAGGACGGCCGCTGCCCCGAACCGGTGCGGATCCTGCACGGCCCCTTCGACCAGCAGTGGCTCATCCCCGACCACCGACTCATCGATTCCGCACGGCCCGAACTGTGGCGCGTGGCGGACGAACGGCAGGTCTTCGTCCTGGAACAGCCCGGACCCCAGCAGAACCGGGGACCGGCCGTACTGGTGTCCGGGCTGCTGCCGGACGGCCATGCCCCCACGGGACGCCCCGGCCGCATCCGACCGTTCTACCGTCGCCCCGGTGGCGTCGAACCGAACCTCGCCCCCGGCCTCCTGGGCGCCCTGGAACGCCAGTACGGCCAGGAGGTCGCGCCGGAAGACGCACTCGCCTGGGTGACCGCGGCGAGCGAGCACTCCCCGACGGGTTGTGCGGTGCCCCTGCCCGCCGATCCCGCGCTCTGGTCCCTGGGCATCGACATCGGCCGCCGACTGATGGAGATCCAACTCCGCGGAGTGCACGGCAGACAGAGACCGAGGTTGCCCGGGGGCCGCCGCCCCTATGTGCGTACCGCGCTTCCGCCGTGGCCCGACGCGCTCGCCTATGACCGAGCACAGGAGACGCTGGAGGTCGGCACCGGTCGGATCTCCCCTGTTCCGGTCAGTGCGTGGGAGTTCCGCCAGGGCGGTGTGCGGGTCCTGGACCTCTGGTTCGACAACCGCACATCCCCGGTCGCGCCGGGCACGCTGGACGCTCTTCGGCCGACGAGCTGGCCCCAGGAGTGGACATCCGAGCTGTTGGCACTGATCACGGTGTTGAGCCTGCTCAGCGAGGTGGGCGCGGACCGCGACGACTTTCTGCGGGAGCTGGCAGGCGGTGATCTCATCGAAGTACCGGAGGTGCTGCCCGTGCCTGCGGAAGCACGCCGCCCCGCATCCGTCCTTGACCACTGCGAGGAGGGCCCGGAGGGACAGTTCGCCCTGCTCTAG
- a CDS encoding CaiB/BaiF CoA transferase family protein: protein MRTQPLPLDGITVVAIEQAVSAPFATRQLADLGARVIKIERLDGGDFARDYDTAARGLASHFVWCNRGKESLAVDLKDARGLAIVQRLIAGADVFVQNLAQGSAARLGLDAPTLCEAHPRLIAVDISGYGAGGPYAHKRAYDMLVQCEAGLVSVTGTHDEPAKAGIPAADISAAMYAFSGVLAALLRRSTTGLGGPVEISMLESLAEWMGHPLHYGMHGGEPPVRTGVAHAVIAPYDAYTTADGGQVLLSVQNDREWRRLTEQVLDEPALADDPRFASNTARTANRGLTDEMVAKALSRLGTEEAVERLDAAGIASARLNTVRDVAGHPQLAARDRWREIDSPVGPLRALLPPITLPGGPEALMGAVPALGEHTDALLASLGMTTEETAALHREGVVA, encoded by the coding sequence ATGCGCACTCAACCCCTGCCGCTCGACGGCATCACGGTGGTCGCCATCGAGCAGGCCGTCTCAGCCCCTTTCGCCACGCGTCAACTCGCCGATCTAGGTGCACGTGTCATCAAGATCGAGCGGTTGGACGGCGGTGACTTCGCCCGGGACTACGACACGGCCGCACGGGGGCTCGCCTCCCACTTCGTCTGGTGCAACCGGGGCAAGGAGTCGCTGGCGGTCGATCTGAAGGACGCCCGCGGCCTCGCCATCGTGCAGCGGCTGATCGCGGGGGCGGACGTGTTCGTCCAGAATCTCGCCCAGGGCTCGGCGGCCCGGCTGGGCCTCGATGCGCCGACCCTGTGCGAGGCCCATCCCCGCCTGATCGCCGTGGACATCTCCGGCTACGGCGCCGGGGGCCCGTACGCCCACAAGCGCGCGTACGACATGCTCGTCCAGTGCGAGGCCGGACTGGTGTCGGTGACGGGTACGCACGACGAGCCGGCGAAGGCGGGCATCCCGGCAGCCGACATCTCCGCCGCGATGTACGCATTCTCCGGAGTCCTCGCGGCCCTGCTCCGCCGAAGCACCACGGGCCTCGGCGGCCCGGTGGAGATCTCCATGCTGGAGTCCCTCGCCGAATGGATGGGCCACCCACTGCACTACGGAATGCACGGCGGTGAACCGCCCGTGCGCACCGGTGTCGCGCATGCCGTCATCGCCCCGTACGACGCCTACACCACCGCCGACGGCGGACAGGTACTGCTGTCGGTGCAGAACGACCGCGAGTGGCGACGGCTGACCGAGCAGGTCCTCGATGAACCCGCCCTCGCCGACGATCCCCGATTTGCGTCGAACACGGCCCGTACCGCGAACCGGGGGCTCACGGATGAAATGGTCGCCAAAGCGCTGTCACGACTGGGGACCGAGGAGGCCGTGGAACGGCTGGACGCCGCAGGAATCGCCAGCGCCCGTCTCAACACCGTGAGGGATGTGGCCGGACATCCCCAACTGGCGGCGCGTGACCGATGGCGGGAAATCGACTCGCCGGTCGGGCCGCTGAGGGCGCTCCTGCCTCCGATCACCCTGCCGGGTGGCCCGGAGGCCCTGATGGGAGCGGTACCCGCACTGGGTGAACACACCGATGCGCTGCTGGCGTCCTTGGGAATGACAACGGAGGAGACAGCAGCGCTGCACCGGGAGGGCGTGGTCGCCTGA